The following coding sequences lie in one Chelmon rostratus isolate fCheRos1 chromosome 2, fCheRos1.pri, whole genome shotgun sequence genomic window:
- the LOC121620085 gene encoding Krueppel-like factor 15: MVDNSPDSQGTFLPYSGSPQAYRLSDMVTDLGSYQVMPSPFSEDDLSESSSPRSCSSPDSPVLSSSYGSNSSAESQDSILDHLLSQASLGGANSVPPGSVAPIPLSTFLWDSRRDEPSKREPVKEENFDFLTWSNVETEEQLGGSFQPTLEEIEEFLEENMEVVTMKQEIRESCPGLGVGLEESLGLEVGLEWCREASPEPKLEAEAKYSDQTVPTASTAGLATAASSETKTTVESSTGAKRASGSRPSSADSSTNGSGMPVILQIQPLQIKQEPTVAPLTPVAQPPQPAPASDIKIAQLLVNIQGQTFALVPHVLPSPSLNVSSKFVRIAPVPIAAKPLGLGDSSVSQGSGILVGGQKFQKNPVADLIKMHKCTFPGCTKMYTKSSHLKAHLRRHTGEKPFACNWQGCGWRFSRSDELSRHRRSHSGVKPYQCPVCEKKFARSDHLSKHIKVHRFPRSSRTVRSAN, encoded by the exons ATGGTAGATAACTCCCCAGATAGCCAGGGGACTTTTCTTCCTTATAGTGGCTCTCCACAGGCCTATCGGCTGTCAGACATGGTGACAGACCTGGGCTCCTACCAGGTGATGCCGTCACCTTTTTCGGAGGATGACCTGAGTGAGTCTTCCAGCCCTCGCTCCTGCTCCAGCCCAGACTCCCCGGTGCTCAGCTCCAGCTACGGTAGCAACTCTAGTGCTGAGAGCCAGGACAGCATCCTGGATCACTTGCTGTCCCAAGCCTCTTTAGGAGGTGCCAACAGTGTGCCGCCAGGTTCTGTGGCACCTATACCGTTATCCACTTTTCTCTGGGACTCAAGGAGAGATGAGCCCTCTAAACGTGAGCCCGTAAAGGAGGAAAATTTTGACTTCCTCACCTGGTCCAACGTGGAGACAGAGGAACAACTTGGAGGGTCTTTCCAGCCCACACTGGAGGAGATTGAAGAATTCCTGGAGGAGAACATGGAGGTGGTCACGATGAAGCAGGAGATCCGGGAAAGTTGCCCGGGGTTGGGAGTGGGACTGGAGGAGTCTCTTGGTCTAGAAGTTGGCCTGGAGTGGTGCAGAGAGGCCTCCCCCGAGCCTAAGCTGGAGGCAGAGGCCAAGTATTCAGACCAAACTGTCCCCACTGCCAGCACTGCTGGCCTAGCCACTGCTGCCTCCAGTGAGACCAAAACTACAGTTGAATCCAGCACAGGGGCCAAGAGGGCATCAGGCAGCAGACCTTcatctgcagacagcagcacaaatggCAGTGGGATGCCGGTCATCCTACAGATTCAGCCCCTTCAGATCAAGCAGGAGCCCACAGTAGCTCCTCTTACTCCAGTAGCCCAGCCCCCACAGCCTGCCCCAGCCTCAGACATCAAAATTGCGCAGCTACTGGTTAACATCCAGGGTCAGACCTTTGCCCTGGTGCCTCACGTCCTGCCCTCCCCCAGCCTAAACGTCTCCTCCAAGTTTGTACGCATTGCGCCTGTCCCCATTGCAGCCAAGCCTCTGGGACTTGGGGATAGCTCAGTCAGCCAGGGATCAGGGATTCTTGTTGGAGGTCAAAAGTTCCAGAAGAACCCGGTGGCGGATCTtatcaaaatgcacaaatgtacTTTTCCTGGCTGCACCAAGATGTACACCAAGAGCAGCCACTTGAAGGCCCACCTGAGGAGGCACACAGGGGAAAAGCCTTTCGCCTGCAACTGGCAGGGCTGTGGATGGAG GTTTTCCCGGTCGGACGAGCTGTCCCGACACCGGCGATCCCACTCGGGCGTGAAGCCCTACCAGTGTCCAGTGTGCGAGAAGAAGTTTGCCCGCAGCGACCACCtgtcaaaacacatcaaagtcCACCGTTTTCCACGGAGCAGCCGGACAGTTCGCTCGGCAAACTGA